In the Pseudomonadota bacterium genome, GCCCTCGGCCCATGTCGTTGCGCAGCGCCTTGCGACTTTGGCGCGACTGGCGGGTTACCGGGCATCGGGAGCGAATACGCCGCTGCTCTTGATCACGACTATCAACGCCGCCATTCAGAAGCTACCGGCGCCCGACGCCATCGCTAAGCAGGCTATAAGCCTTGCGCCCGGACAGTCTCGACCGATGCAGTCGATCCTGACCTACCTCGAAGCCAACGGCTACGATCGCACATCGACGGTCCGCGAAGCCGGCGAGTATGCCGTCCGTGGCGGCATCCTCGATCTGTTCCCTCCTGGCGCCATGAGCCCAATCCGCCTCGATTTCTTCGGCGATACGCTGGAAACAATCCGAACCTTCTCGGTTGAAAGCCAGCGGTCTGAGACCACGCGCAAGAGCCTTGACCTGCTGCCTATGAGCGAGGTGCAGCTGACCGAGGACAGCATCCGCGCCTTCAGACGGGCGTACGCCGCGAGCTTCGGTGCTCCTTCTCGCGATGATGTTCTTTACACCACGGTCTCCTCGGGTCGCCGGGTTCAGGGCATGGAGCATTGGATTGGATTGTTCGACTCTGCGCTTGAGCCGCTTACAGCCCACCTGCCCGGAGCCCCGATCGTCACCGATCACCTGGTCGAAGCGGCGCTGGCCGAGCGGCTGGAGACGATCGAAGACTACTACCAAGCGCGGATCGATGTTCTCGAGCGCGAAGGCGAACGGGCAGGTTACAAGCCAGCGCCGCCATCATCGCTGTACCTCGATGCGGAAGGTTTCGATGCGATGCAGGTGGGCCGGGCACGCTTTACGGTTTCCCCATTTGAGAGCGGGCGCGGCGGCGCTGAAGAAGCCAATTCATTTGGGCGGGTAGGCCGAAATTTTTCACCTGAGCGCGGTGCCGCGAATGCCAATGTTTTCGACGCTGTGCGCGAGCACGCTCGTTCGCTGGTCAAAAGTGGCAAGAAGGTCGCCATCGCCTGCTGGTCGATCGGTTCTCGTGACCGCATGGCGCAGGTTCTCGACGATCATGATCTGTCAAATACGCGCACAATGGAATCGGTCGGCGATCTGGAGGACGCTGCCAAGGCGGTGGTCGGTCTGCTGGTCCTGCCAATTGAACAGGGTTTTGAAACTGACAGTTTCGCGGTCATTTCCGAAAGCGACATTCTCGGCGAACGGATGGTGCGCGGCACCACCAAGCGCACCAACAAGGACGCGCTAACCGAAGCATCGTCACTGGGTACCGGTGATATGGTGGTCCATGTTGACCATGGCATCGGCAAGTTCGTCGCCATGAAGACGCTGGACATCGGCGGTGCGCCGATCGAATGCCTCGAGTTGCATTACGCTGGCGGCGATAAGCTGTTTCTTCCCGTCACTAATATCGAACTTCTGACCCGCTATGGCTCGGAAGGGACAGAAGCCTCGCTTGATAAGCTTGGCGGTGGGGCTTGGCAGGCCCGCAAGGCCAAGCTCAAGCAACGCATCCGGGATATGGCGGACAAACTCATCGCGATCGCGGCCCAAAGGGCGATGCGATCTGCGCCGATGATCGATCCGCCCGAGGGTCTTTATGACGAGTTCGCTGCCCGGTTCCCGTATGAGGAGACGGAAGATCAGCTGGCATCGATCGAGGCCGTGATCGACGATTTATCCGCGGGTCAGCCAATGGATAGGCTAGTGTGCGGCGACGTTGGCTTTGGCAAAACCGAAGTGGCTTTGCGTGCGGCTTTTATGGTCGCGTTATCGGGCCGCCAGGTTGCCGTGATTGTGCCGACGACGCTGCTCGCACGCCAGCATTTCAAGACGTTTGTCGACCGGTTTAAAGGCTTCCCGGTCAATGTCCGGCAGGCATCGCGCTTTGTCGGCAGCAAGCAGCTTTCTGAAACCAAGGCGGGCATCAAGGACGGCACGGTCGATATCGTCGTGGGCACGCATGCGCTGCTGGGCAAGTCTGTTCAGTTCAAGGACCTTGGGTTGTTGATCATCGACGAGGAACAGCACTTCGGCGTCGCTCACAAGGAGCGGCTCAAGGAGATGCGGTCCGACGTCCATGTGTTGACCCTCTCCGCAACGCCAATTCCCCGGACTTTGCAACTCGCTTTGACGGGTGTCCGTGAATTGTCGCTGATCGCGACCCCACCGGTCGACAGGCTTGCGGTACGCACTTTCGTGTCACCGCGCGATCCGCTGATCATCCGTGAGACGCTCCTGCGCGAGCATTTCCGCGGAGGCCAGAGCTTCTATGTTGTGCCGCGCATCAAGGACCTGGAAGAAGTCAGGCGTTTCCTTGAGGAGAGTGTGCCCGAGGTGAAGGTGGGCATCGGCCACGGGCAGATGTCCGCCACCATGCTCGAAGAGGTGATGGCCGATTTCTACGACGGCAAGTTTGATGTCCTGCTGTCGACCACGATCGTTGAGTCTGGCCTCGACATTCCCGCCGCCAACACGCTGATTGTCCATCGCGCCGATATGTTTGGTCTCGGTCAATTGTATCAGCTTCGTGGCCGCGTCGGTCGGTCGAAGACGCGGGCGTATGCGCTGTTCACCGTTCCGGCTGATCGGCAAATCACCGAGGTTGCGGAACGCCGCCTTAGGGTCTTACAGAGCCTTGAGACGCTCGGTGCAGGCTTCCAGCTTGCCAGCCACGATCTCGATATCAGGGGTGCGGGCAATCTCTTGGGCGAAGAACAGTCCGGCCACATCCGCGAGGTCGGCTTCGAACTGTATCAGCAAATGCTCGAGGAGGCGGTCGCCTCCCTTAAGGACGGTGATGGACACGGCGACGATGAGGGACAGTGGTCTCCGCAAATCACACTTGGGACGCCGGTCCTTATCCCCGAAAGCTATGTGCCTGATCTTGAGGTACGCCTTCAGCTTTACCGCAAGCTTTCCGAGCTTGAAGACGTCAGCGACATTGATGGGTTTGGCGCTGAATTGATCGATCGGTTTGGCCCGTTACCCGACCCCGTCGAAGGGCTGTTGAAGCTGGTTTACATCAAGGTGCTTTGTTATCGCGCGGGCATCGAAAAGCTCGATGCCGGCCCGAAGGGCGCAGTCATCCAGTTTCGTGGCAACAGCTTTGCAAATCCCGCTGGACTTATGCGCTACATCGGTGAGCCAGCCTCACAGGCGCGGGTGAAGCCCGACCACCGGATCGTTTTCGCGCGAGACTGGGCAAAGATCGATACCCGTGTGAAGGGCGCAGCGGTGCTTGCCGCCAAACTGGCTGGTATTGCGGAGGCGCAATCGGAAGCTGCCTAGTCTAAATGCCGTTGCGCAATCGCTGAAGGGCTCAAGCCGCAGCTTCTGTCGCGGTCTGCGCACCGGAGTTGGTGGAAACTTCAGGCGCGTCTGTCGTTCTGGAATTGGCGTCCGAAGCAGGATGACTTGCGTCCTGCGCGCCCGCAACCGGCGGTTCAAAGGGCTGAAGTGCGTCTGTCAGAACGTGACCAGCAGCACTGCGCGGAATACTCTGGACAAGGTGGATGCGCGTTGGCAGCCCGGCATCACCAATCCCGCTTTCTGCAAGCATCGAACGGACAGCCTGTAAGGTAGGCAGGCTACCTTCGCCGCTGGCTTGCGAATCAATTCGGGGTTCAATCGCGACTTCGATACGATTGCCGACGACGGCATCGGCAACGGCGAACGCAGCGGCGTCTTGCCACCGACCGGTAAGCGAAAGTGATCGGTTGATCGTCGCCATCATCACCGGTTGCCCGCTGACCAGTGGACCGTGAATGGGGTCGTGGGCGGCAAGCGTAAAACAGGGCTGGCCGCTGGGCGTCTCGCTGTTGCGCGCAAAAACGCCGCTCGACTGAGTTCTGGCACCAAGCTCCGACCGCGCGGCCACAGGGCCGTCCAAAAGCACTTCGGCGACCGTCTGCTGTCCTGTGCTGGTTTTGTCCTCAGCCAGTGGTTTGAGGCCAACCGCCCCAAAGACCATTTCGGTGCCCTTGCTGTTTGAGGCGGTTATGGCACCCGGTTTGAGTGACAATTCACGGCTAGCGTTAGCAAGGCCGGGAACAAAGCCGAGGCCAGCACAATCGACCAACACCTGGGCATCTGGTTCAACCCGCGTACCAACGCCCTGAGCGAGCCAGACTATCTGGCCGGCCACCTCTGTCAAATCGTCGGCTTTACGCGATACGCTGAGGGCATAGGGCAGTAAGGCACAATGATGCTTGTCCTGGTCAGCCCAGTAGGTCAGGTGATCTGCGACGAGCGGGTCGAGCGCGTTGAATAGCTCCAGCCTGCTGCCGGTAATGAGACAAGGAACAACCCCGCACAAAAAACCAGGCATTGACGCGGTATCAAAGGGAAGCCCGACAGCTGAGCGTGAGGTGAGCTTCATCACCATCGCGCAGGCAAGACCTTGCGAGAGGACCGTTTGTGCGTTGCGTGAAAGCCTGTCGATTCTGCCCGTCGGACCGGGCCGCAGCGTGTGGACCATCACAGGTTTGTCGGCAGGGCGTTTGATGGGTTTAAAGTGGGCCGCTTCGTCAGCCTGTGCTTCCAACAGCAGATCGTCGTCCATGTCGATCATGCCATCGCAGACACCCTGAAACCCAGCCGCAAATCGCACGGTGAACAGGTTGGCAGCGATCTCCATGATCCGGAGATTGGTTGGATCGTCACCTGAAGCGATCTCGCCGGCTTCAATGACGGCTTTGGGCAGAAACGCTCGGCTGCCGTGGCTCGCCTCGCGTGCACTCATGGTTTGCGGTACGACGCAGCAATCGAGCCCCGCCCGACCCGCGGCAAGCAGCGCAATAAGTCCCTGCACCCGCCGCCCGAGACGCAGCAAAACGCAATCGCCGGGTTTCAGACCCTGATGCGCAAGGAAAGCTGCCAGCCGGTCGACTTGCGCATCGAACTGCCAGAAGCTCAGGACGTCCTCATTATCGAGCGAAAGAAACGGTGCATCTGGTTTCTGCCGGGCAAGTTTGCTCAACAGATCGGCAGGTGTCATCGCTCCCCATTTGGGGCAAGCCTGCGGCCCGCCTGGGGCCTGCGCCTGGTTCGCTGCGGTTGCCATCACGGATCAATCCAGATCGTGTCTGGCGTATAAAACTGGTAACCCCACACCGACCTCTGCGCTGGAAAGTTCACGTCGGCCGCATGGGCGATCCATTGCGCGGGCGCGTGGTAGTGAGGAACGATGTAACTACCAGAAATCAGAAGCCGGTCCAGCGCCCGAGCAGCAGTTACCAGATCATCTCGCTCGACCGCGCTGACGATTGCATCGATTGCCGCGGTAACACCCGGCTCGGTGATGCCCGCCATGTTGAACGAACCTTCTTGCTCGGCGGTTGAGGGACCAAACCGATTGTATTGCTCGTTCCCCGGCGAAAGGCTTTGGAACCAGGTGTAGGGGATCATGTCGAAGTCGAACACGCGCCGCCGCTCTTCGAACTGCGCGCCATCGATGACCCGAACGGTCATGGAGATGCCAGCAAGTTCCAGAGTTTGCGCATAGGCCAGGGCGACACGTTCGGCGCTGGCCGAAGAGGTCAGAAATTCAAAGGCGAACGGTTCGCCGGATGCATTGGTGAGCTGCCGGCCGTCAAGCGTCCAACCCGCATCACGCAACAACCCTAAAGCAGCCCGGATGTTTGTGCGATCACGCCCGCTGCCGTCGGAGACGGGTGCTCTCCAGGTTCCGTCAAGGACGTCTGGCAACACGGCATCGACGTCCGCGCCAAGGATCGCCAATTCATCGTCGCTCGCCGGTATGCCGATCGACGAAAGCTCCGAGCCGTGAAAATACCCCTCGGTTCGCGCATACTGACTGGCAAAGATTGTCTCGTTGATCCACTCGAAGTCGAACATGAGGTTGAGCGCTTGCCGGACCCGGATATCGGCAAAGAGCGGGCGGCGGGTGTTGAAGACATACCCGCTGGGCGCCTTTGGCCTCTCGTCGGTCAGTTCGCTTTGAACGACTTCACCACGCTCGGCTGCGGGAAAGTCGTAATTGTTCAACCAGTTTGTCGGGTCACCTTCCGAATAGAGTTGCAACCGCCCGGTGGTGAAGGCTTCGAACAGCGCGGTTGCATCGCGAAAATACTCGATTGACCACTCGTCGACATTGTGTTGCCCGATGTTGACTGGAAGATCGGCGCCCCAATAGTCCTCGCGACGTTCGAACACAGCCAAACGGCCGGCATCGATCCGCGCCAGTTTATAGGGACCGCTACCGATGGGCGGTTCCAAGCTCGTTTCGGTGAATTGCTCGACCGTCATCGCGTGCGACGGTAGGATTGGCATCAACCCCAACAGAAGCGGCAACTCCCTGTTCGACCCGTCGCCCAGTCGGAACGTCACCGTCCGCTCATCTTCCCGGACAACTTCAGTTATTTGGCCGTAGGCGCGGCGTTGGCTCGGACGACCATGCTCGCGCATCAGCTCCATCGAGAAGATGACATCGTCGGCTGTGACGGGCTCGCCATCGGAAAACGTTGCGGCAGGATTGATACGAAAGCTGACAAAAGTTCGGTCTTCGGGAAGAATGATTTCTTCGGCGAGAAGCCCGTACAGCGAAAACGCTTCGTCGCGCCCTCGTGTTGCAAGTGTTTCCCAAACCCAACCGCGCACCCACCAGACCGGTGAGCCGCGCACGATCAACGGGTTCACGCTATCAAAGGTGCCGCGTAGTCCAAACCGAATGGCACCACCCTGCGGTGCTTGAGGGTTTACATACTCGAAATGCTCGAAATCCGGCCCGTAGAGCGGCGAACCATGCATGGTCATGGCATGGGTCTGACCGTCGGCATCAAGAGCAGCATCCTGCGCCTTTGCCAGCTGTGATGGTTCAAACGCAACCAGCGCAACACTTGACGCCACCGCTACCGTGCGTGCCCAGCCGGTCAGACGTTCCGTGAGACCGAGCGCGAGCCCGCATGGACGTGCGGAATTAGCCCCAAATCTATGAGCCGGCAAAGGGGCGATCGCTGGTTCCGAATCATGTTCTGTCGCCATCACAAATGAGTAGAGAATTCCGGGTCTCTTCGTCCAGACATATGACCAGTCAGCTGCGCATTCTTGTCGTCGCGGGTGTGAAAATGCAGACAAGTGTTGCACGCGCTCACCGTTGCAGTGGAAAAGCGCGTTGAGATTGTCTACAAGGCAGCTCATTGACGGTGATAGTCGTCACGATCGCGCCCCATTCCTTGCCTCATTGGAGGTGACAGCGCGCGTAAAAGGTTGAACCACTAAGGGTCATCGTGCGGACATCAGACCTTTGCGGATTTGAAATTGGAGAGTTCTTGAATGTTGATGGATGCGCTTTTGCGCAAAGCACCGGGAAATGTCCTGCGCAGCTTTGCCATAGGATGCTTGGCGAGCACCGCGCTCGCACTTGGCACCCCAGCGTTGGCTCAGGACGAAACCCCTGCAGCTGATCAGCTGACGCCCGAACAGCGTTTGCAGCAAATCATCGAGAGTGCCGACCCGGCTGAAGCCCAGGCCCTTGCTGAAATCCTTCCTGATCTCCAGTGGATGAAGGTATGCGGTGTCGATCCGCGCGCCAACCAGACCATCTGCAATACTCGCGCTCGCGAACTTCAAGTTGAAGGTGTTGCGGTTGGTTCGCTGCAGATTATCGAAGGTGAGGGTGGTGATCGTCGTTTGGTTTCGCGCCTGCCGACGCGGCTGCAGATCCCTGAAGGCGTCCGCGGCCAAGTCGATGATAACAATCCGGTCCCTGGCGTGTTTCGCATTTGCTACCCGCAAAACTGTTTTGTCGAATTTGAGGCAACCGACGCGTTGATCGACTCCTTTAGGGCCGGCAATGAGTTCACCGTGACCGCTCTCAACGAGGCCGGCAGGGCAGTACCGTTTGCGTTCTCGCTAAGCGGTTTCACTGCCGCCTACGATGGTGAAGGTTACGAAACGGCTGTGTTGCTGGCCGCCGAGAACATCGTCCGGCAGCAGGCCGCCCAGAGCACTGAGCCCGAACCACCAGCAGCTGACGCACTTCAGGAAGCGCTTGAGGAGCGGGCGCGGGAACTGCGCGAACGCATGCAACAGCAATAGTGCTGCTTGGATTCAAATAACAAAAGGGCAGCCGCCGGGCTGCCCTTTTTGATTTCGGGATCGTACGGGGTTAGTGGGGCTGTGCCGCGTAGACGAGGTCGCCGTCTGGGCCCTCAAAGAAAAACTCGGCGATCCGAGCGTTCCGCAACGGCTTGTCGCTGTCATCTGGTACAAGGTTCTGCTCGGACACGTAGGCGACATATTCACTTTCGTCGTTTTCCGCGAGCAGGTGGTAAAAAGGTTGATCCTTATGCGGGCGCACATCAGCCGGGATCGCTTCCCACCATTCATCTGTGTTGCTAAAAACGGGATCGACATCGAACACCACACCCCGGAAGGGATAGATCCGGTGTTTAACGACGTCGCCAATCGCGTAGCGTGCTGTTCGCATAGTGCATCTCCTTAGAGCGGCAAGCTAGGCACTGCGCGTTCACCTTTCAAGTTGCACGATGCGCCCATGCTCCGGGCAGATCATCGCAGGCAACATCATGATAAACCGTAAAGTGCGGCAAGCTCTGGGTCTTGCGCGGACAGTTGACGGGCTAAATCGGTGAGCACTTTGGCTTGTTTCCAGGTGGCATCATCCTGCATTTTTCCGTCAATCATGACGGCACCCGTTCCGTCAGGCATAGCCTCAAGAATCTTCATCGCGAAAGCCACTTCATCAGCCGGTGGGCTGAAAACCTTACGCGCGATCGTGATCTGGCTTGGATGCAGTGTCCAAGCCCCCGCACACCCCATCAGGAACGCGTTGCGGAACTGGGCGCGGCAAGCGTCGGGGTCGGAGAAGTCCCCAAACGGGCCATAAAACGCCTTCAAACCCGCTGACAGGCAGGCATCAACCATTTTGCCGAGCGTATAATGCCATAAGTCTTGCTGGAACGCGGTCCGCTTTTCGGTTGCTTCACTGGCGTCGGCGAGCACTGCGTAATCTGGATGCCCACCGCCGACGCGGGTCGTCTTCATGCCCCGAGAAGCCGCAAGATCGGCGGGCCCAAGGCTCATGCCGTGCATCCGCGGTGACGCGGTCGCGATCGCTTCGACGTTCTTGACGCCTTCGGCGGTTTCCAAGATCGCGTGAATCTGGATCGGTTTGGTAACGTTGTGTTTCGCCTCAAGCTGAGCGAGAAGCTGGTCGAGGTAGTGTATATCCCACGGTCCTTCGACCTTCGGCAGCATGATCACGTCGAGCGTATCACCGACTTCCCCGACGATGCTCGTGACGTCGTCTAGGACCCAGGGCGAGTTCAGGCAGTTGATCCGTGTCCAGAGGCCCGTTGCGCCGAAGTCATGGTCCTTGGCCAGCTTCACGAAACCGGCTCGGGCGGCCTGCTTCTGATCGGCGGGTATGGCGTCTTCGAGGTTGCCCAACATGACATCGACCTTGCCTATAAGCCCACCCAGCTTGCTAACCACCTTTTCGATGTGTGGCGGTATGAAGTGGATCATCCGCTCCACGCGCGTAGGCGGCTCACGCTGCGGTTCAGGTGCGCCGATGGCGAGAGGTCGAAAGAAAGCGTGCGGGGTCTTTTGCATGCGCGGTGCCTTGATTGAAAGGTTCGGGTTTCCGGTCGCGGTACAATGCATTGTGCATTGCACAAAATCCACTCGGCTTTGGTCCAAGCCCTCTACGCGGTAGTCGAAGAGCGCTTTTGGACATTATGCGTGGGGACGACGCACGTCATGCCCGGGGGCGCCGAACGTCGCGCGACCATCGCCTGTGTGCCCACATCCATTCTGAGGGCCTCTCGCGAATCCATTTTTCCAACTGAGCCTGTATGGTGCCGGTCAGCCGCTCGACATCGCCTGCAAGGTCTTGTGTTGGGGATACCTCGATCTCGCGCAGGTCAATCGCGTAGCGCACAGCACCAACCCGGCGACAGCGCGCCAGAACAAGGCGGGCACCGGTCCGAAGGGCGAGGGTGGCGGGAAGGGGGGTACTCGGCGCTTGTTTGCCGAAAAACGGCACTGCAATCCCTCGGCGCGCCTCCCGCTGATCGGCCAACATGGCGACCGCGCCGCCAGATTTGAGTATGCGGACAATTCGCGCCATTGCGCGGCTACCCTTGGTGATCATACCGGCCGAGTACAGCGCCTGCCTCCGCGCCAACAGGTCAGCCTCAAGGTACGGGTTCTGGACCGCCTGATAGAGGCCCGCCACCCGCAGACCGTTTTGCACCATGGGAATTCCAAGCGTTTCCCAGTTACCAGCGTGCAATGAGACATAAACCACGCCCCTCGGCGTTTTCTGCGGATCGCAAAGATCTGCAAACAGGGCTGGGTCTGCCACCGTGATGCGCTCGGGCTCTTGCAACAACCGGTCGAGCAGCAGTCCCTCCGCGAAGGTCTGCCCAAGTCCGTCCCACATTCCCCGGATCACTTGCTCGCGCGCCGCACCACTCATGTCTGGAATTGACGCTTCGATTTGCTGGAGTGCCCTGGGGTGCCGTTGCGTAAACGGGGCGGCCGTCCGCCAGCACCAACCCATTAATCTCGATGCGCGCTCAAGGCCGAGAAACCCCAATAGTGTCCGCATTGCACGCACAGCAAGATGCGCAGCGCGCGCCCGGGCGCGCGAAAGAGAAGATGATCGAGGCACCAGCTATCGCTTTGACAATCAGAAAGAAAATCCGGCGCTCCTTAAGCCATCTGACCGAGACCGCCAAGCATCGTTCGTGCCGATGCCCTGCAGGCGCAAGATTTGCGTGTTTGGACCATAGAAGACATCGCCGCCCCCACCTTGCCTGTGTTAGCGGTAACGTCCCGTTCAAACATTGACGCGAAACGGGCGCCCGACGCACCTCGTCCAACATAGCCTGCGGTTTATGCTCGAAATTCTTGCGCTGGTTGCGCCCTTCTTCGGCTTGATTTTCTTGGGGTACTTCTCCGGTCGCGTTACAGCGATCCCTGAGCAGGGGTTGGGTTGGCTCAACTTCTTTATCGTCTATCTGGCGCTACCGGCTCTGTTCTTCGACTTGCTGTCCTCGACCCCGCTCGATCAGCTCGAAGGCTGGTCATTCATCGTCGTCACAACGTTGTGCGCCTACGTCATTTACATGTTCGCGGTGGTGATCGCGGTTGTTGTCCGTGGAGCAACTTTGCCGGAAGCTGCGATGCAGGGGGTCGCCGGTTCCTATTCCAATATTGGTTACATGGGACCGGGCTTGACGCTTTCGGTGCTCGGCGCACCGGCTGCGGTGCCAACTGCGCTTATCTTCTGCTTCGATAACGCGCTCCAGTTCATTCTGACACCGATCTTGATGGCGATGGGGGGCACATCAAAGGAATCGCCCACCCAGATTGCACTGCTGATTGCCCGCAAGATCGTTCTTCATCCCTTCATCCTTGCCAGCGCACTGGGCATCGCAGCTGCGGCATTCCAGGTGATCACACCCGCACCGCTTCAAAGGATCATCGATTTTCTGGCTGGCGCGGCGGCGCCTTGTGCGTTGTTTGCAATGGGTGTGACCATTGCGCTGAGGCCACTGACCCGCGTACCGGTCGAAGTTCCATGGCTTCTGTTTGTGAAGCTCGCGATGCACCCGCTGCTCATCTGGCTGCTGTTGAGCTGGGTCGGCGACTACGATCCCATTTGGGTCTACACGGCCATCCTCATGGCCTCGTTACCGCCAGCGCTCAACGTCTTCGTCATGGCGCAGCAGTACGGGGTTTGGGTGGAACGAGCCTCATCGATGGTCTTGATTGGCACCTTGGTTTCGATCCCTACCTTGACGATCATGATCCTCGCCGTGACCAAGGGGATTATTCCGCACGATCTTTTTCCAAGCGGCTAGGCTCGAGCTTCTAGGAAGCGAGGTTGCGCAGGAATGGCGGCCTGAAACGCGAAAGGCGCGCACGCGTACGATCACCCGCGTTGCCCAACAAGGCGCGCAGTCCAAATGGCTCCAGACCAGCGGTCATCAAAGTGCGTTTGAAGGTGGGAGACAGGCGGGTTGCAGCGAGGGCGGCTGAACGGCCCAGATGAACAAATGGCAGCTCGGTCAGCAGCGACCGGTTCAAGGCGTCGACGCCAAGTGTCCTTGCCCAAACATCTGCGCGCCGACGGGCGGTGTAGCGCGATGCGACCTCTCGCGATGCGGGATTTTCGTTGGCGTTGAGTGCGGAGTGAACGCTGTCAGCGGCGTCGACTGCGTCACGAACACTCAGATTCAGCCCCTGTGCACCAATTGGTGGAAAGGCGTGCGCGGCCTCACCCATCAAGAAAACCCCGTCAGCCGCAAAGGTTTGTGCGACCAAACCTTCAAGTGGCCAAAGCTGCACCGGATCTTCGAGAGTCAAACTGCCAACCACATGCAGCGAACGCTTCTGCAGAAAAGCTGTCGCATCCAGCGTGTCCATCTTTGATAGCTTTTGGGCCATTTTGGGCGCGAGCACGCAAACAAAGCTTGATCTGGCCGAACCATCTTCGGCGTCGGGCATAGGCACGAAGGTGTAGGGTCCGGTTTCCGTATGCAGTTCGCTGGAAACGAAATCATGATGACGGCTATGTCGGACCACACCCACGGCAGCGGTCTGCGGATAGTTCCAACGCCTAACGCGGATTGAGGCGGCGTCACGGGCAGGGGAGTTCCGCCCATCTGCCGCCAGGATGGCCCTCGTGTCGATCGTCTGCCCGTCCTTGAGGACGAGTTTCGGTTCGCTGCCTCCCAGTGCATAGCGGGCCACAAACCCTTGGATGATCGTCAGATTATCTGCTGCATCAATTGCCGCCTGCAGCGCTGCATTGAGCTGCGCATTCGGGCAATTGAGGCCAAATTCGAGGCGACCGACTTCTTCGGCATCGAAAGACACGGTCGGCGCACGAAACAGCCGCTGAGACCCATCCAGCAGCCGCATCGTCCTCAGGGGCGTGCCAATAGAAGCCAGCGCATCGCCAAGTCCCAGCGCTGCCAGGTGGTCGATCGATGGTCCAAGCAGCGCGGTGGTGCGCTTGTCACCGAGGTTGATCGGCGGACCAACCAGCGCGGTGTTGAGCCCCTGACGCGCTGCCGTGAGCGCAGCAATCAGACCAGCTGGACCTGAGCCAACAATCGTGCAGTCGAAGGACGAATTTAAGGTCATGCGCGCTTTTCCAATGGTTGCCGATCAACTAGGTGGGAGCATGGAGTGACCGGTCAATGCGGCATCCTGCCTACACGGTTCAACCATGACG is a window encoding:
- the hspQ gene encoding heat shock protein HspQ; this encodes MRTARYAIGDVVKHRIYPFRGVVFDVDPVFSNTDEWWEAIPADVRPHKDQPFYHLLAENDESEYVAYVSEQNLVPDDSDKPLRNARIAEFFFEGPDGDLVYAAQPH
- a CDS encoding CoA ester lyase; protein product: MQKTPHAFFRPLAIGAPEPQREPPTRVERMIHFIPPHIEKVVSKLGGLIGKVDVMLGNLEDAIPADQKQAARAGFVKLAKDHDFGATGLWTRINCLNSPWVLDDVTSIVGEVGDTLDVIMLPKVEGPWDIHYLDQLLAQLEAKHNVTKPIQIHAILETAEGVKNVEAIATASPRMHGMSLGPADLAASRGMKTTRVGGGHPDYAVLADASEATEKRTAFQQDLWHYTLGKMVDACLSAGLKAFYGPFGDFSDPDACRAQFRNAFLMGCAGAWTLHPSQITIARKVFSPPADEVAFAMKILEAMPDGTGAVMIDGKMQDDATWKQAKVLTDLARQLSAQDPELAALYGLS
- a CDS encoding lauroyl acyltransferase; the encoded protein is MPRSSSLSRARARAAHLAVRAMRTLLGFLGLERASRLMGWCWRTAAPFTQRHPRALQQIEASIPDMSGAAREQVIRGMWDGLGQTFAEGLLLDRLLQEPERITVADPALFADLCDPQKTPRGVVYVSLHAGNWETLGIPMVQNGLRVAGLYQAVQNPYLEADLLARRQALYSAGMITKGSRAMARIVRILKSGGAVAMLADQREARRGIAVPFFGKQAPSTPLPATLALRTGARLVLARCRRVGAVRYAIDLREIEVSPTQDLAGDVERLTGTIQAQLEKWIRERPSEWMWAHRRWSRDVRRPRA
- a CDS encoding AEC family transporter, which gives rise to MLEILALVAPFFGLIFLGYFSGRVTAIPEQGLGWLNFFIVYLALPALFFDLLSSTPLDQLEGWSFIVVTTLCAYVIYMFAVVIAVVVRGATLPEAAMQGVAGSYSNIGYMGPGLTLSVLGAPAAVPTALIFCFDNALQFILTPILMAMGGTSKESPTQIALLIARKIVLHPFILASALGIAAAAFQVITPAPLQRIIDFLAGAAAPCALFAMGVTIALRPLTRVPVEVPWLLFVKLAMHPLLIWLLLSWVGDYDPIWVYTAILMASLPPALNVFVMAQQYGVWVERASSMVLIGTLVSIPTLTIMILAVTKGIIPHDLFPSG
- a CDS encoding FAD-dependent monooxygenase; translation: MTLNSSFDCTIVGSGPAGLIAALTAARQGLNTALVGPPINLGDKRTTALLGPSIDHLAALGLGDALASIGTPLRTMRLLDGSQRLFRAPTVSFDAEEVGRLEFGLNCPNAQLNAALQAAIDAADNLTIIQGFVARYALGGSEPKLVLKDGQTIDTRAILAADGRNSPARDAASIRVRRWNYPQTAAVGVVRHSRHHDFVSSELHTETGPYTFVPMPDAEDGSARSSFVCVLAPKMAQKLSKMDTLDATAFLQKRSLHVVGSLTLEDPVQLWPLEGLVAQTFAADGVFLMGEAAHAFPPIGAQGLNLSVRDAVDAADSVHSALNANENPASREVASRYTARRRADVWARTLGVDALNRSLLTELPFVHLGRSAALAATRLSPTFKRTLMTAGLEPFGLRALLGNAGDRTRARLSRFRPPFLRNLAS